ATTATTAGAAAATAGACCAGGCATGAAACCTACCTAGCTACCTCCTCCTCCATGTTCTTGTCCTTCAGCAAAGTATCAAATCCCCGATTAGGCATATTTCGACAGTGACAAATGCATTAGCGACTCCCCTGTGCTTAGGTATAGCTCACCGTCTCGTGCTGGCCAGTCTGATGTTTCAAGCAGCTAAGATCGAAAACGAAAAGTACACATCTCAGTAAATATGGAGCAAAGAATGGCATAACATTTCAAAAAATTCACTCCAGAGAAATGTTGTGGATCTATCTATCTACATCATTTCCAGATATAGTACAAATGTGATATTGACATTGTTAGGGGACGAGGTAACAAAGGACATCCACAAGTCTGACAGCAAAAAATGTGGAACTCCTTCTATTCTGCCTAAAAGAATCAACTCTAATCGTCTAATTTATCTTTACAGTGGGAAGATTGATACAAGTTTAGAAACAATACAAACAAAACCAACAAACAAATCGGGTTGAGCATACCAATTAGTGGGCATTCTCTGTCGATACGTATCTCTTGCCAGAATCACCTCCCATCTGTTGTTGAAGTTGAACTTTCTCCATCTCCCTTATGGTCACGAGGAAGGCTACTTTCAAATGTATAAGTCTGGAAGCCGACTGTACTAGAGAGCTGAATTGAGCCACTGCTGCTGTATCTTTCTATATCATCAATCTCGGCCACAAGAGGAATTGGTCTTTCTGGGATCGAGGGAACTACCAAGTCTGTCTCCAACATTTTTACAACCTGATCCATTGTTGGCCTAGCATACAACTGTGGATGTGAACAAAGAACAGAAACCAACACATACTTCTCTAAAACTTCAGACGGACCCTTCTCTGGCATATCTTCAACAACATCCAGTGTTTTTCCTTCTCGCACCAAGGTCCATGCCCAATCTGTCACAAGTGACGGCTGGCTCTCATTATTCACATGGAGTGCTTTCTTTCCACTCAAAAGCTCAAGCATCACAACACCAAAGCTATAAACATCACTTTTCTCCGTCAACTGCCCATACAATGCATACTCCGGAGCAAGATAACCCATCGTTCCAGCCACCCTAGTGCTCAAATGCGTCATTCCCTCAGGCGTAAACTTTGCAAGTCCAAAATCCGCCACTTTGGCCTCAAAATCCTCATCCAAAAGTATGTTATTTGCTTTAATATCCCTATGAATGATAGACGGCTGAGCCCCATCATGCAAATAAGCCAACCCCCTCGCAGTCCCTAGCGCAATCCTCTGCCTAATCGGCCAACTAAGCTTATTCTCAAAAGTCCCAAACAAATGGTCATGCAGACTCCCATTCTTCATCAAATCACACACGATGATCCTCTGGTGCCCCACCAAATGCGTCGTCGCAGTACAATAACCTCTCAAAGCCACAAGATTCACATGCCTAACGCTCGCAATCACCTCAACCTCATGAGCGAAATTCGCATCCCCGGCAGCAGAGCAATTCTTAAACCTCTTCAACGCAACTTCAGAACCGTCAGACAATGTACCTTTATACACATTCCCATATCCTCCTCTCCCTATTATATTCTCCCTAGCGAAATTCTTAGTAGCCTTACTAATCTCTTCGAATGTGAACTTAACCAAAGTAGTACTCCCACTAATGGACTCCAATGCATTACCCAACCCCAGCTCAATCTTATCATTAGCATCCTTTCTCCTTTTCTTCATCATATACTCTTCATACTTGTGCCACGAGAACCAAATCCCGCCGATCAAAACCAACAACCCGAAACCACAGGCAACCAACACAATCAAAATCAGAGTCCGTTTCTTCTTACCGGGGCTCGCCGCCGCGAAATCCAGCTGGAATAAGCACTTAGCGTTGCCGTGATCGGCAGGGCCGTAGGGATTAGCGAAGGCCGCGGCGTAAATCGAGGGGTAGGCGGTACATCCGGAGACGTTCCCGATGGATTCGCCGGTGAGATAGGTGGCGGAGAGGCCTCCAAGGCTGGTGGTGCAGGAGGCGCAGGGGGAGTTGTTCTCGAGGGACTGGTTGCAGTTGGAAACGACGTCGTTTAGGGCGGATTGGCCGACGAGGGCTTCGAATTGGTCCTTGGTGGTGATGTTCATGCAGCCCTGGGAGATCCATGAGGTCTGGAAGCCGCAGGAGGCGCGAATGTCGAAGCCGGCGACGAATTTTTCGGCGAGGGTTTGGTAGGCGGACCAGCAGGAGGAGGCGGCGTTGAGCGGGGGGAGGAAGTTGCCGGTGAGCTGGAGGTAGTTGGAGTCGACGAGGCGGAGGCCTTGGAGGATGTACTGGCACTCGATCTTGCTGTCGACTTGGGGGCGGTTGGAGTCGGCGAACTGCTCCAGGATGGTGAAGTTGAGCGGGCATGGGACGGTGTCGTTTTGCTGGGAAAGAGATGGGATTGGGGATAGTATTAAGGCGAGGAGGAGTGAGAGGAAGAGATGGATGGACATAATGGAGGCTGTGGATTAGGGTTTCATGGAGGAGGAGGAGGAGGACAATTTGAGGTGGTGGTGGTGGTGGTGGTGGAGGTGGAGAAGTTGAAGTGCTCCTCCAAGTGGAGTGAGGGAGCTAGTCAACGCCTGAGGCAGCTGGTTTGACTGTTTGACAGTTGAAGAAGATGGTGAAAAAGGAAAGGTTTTGAGGTGGAGTAGGAGAGCTGGGAAATGGTCCGGTAGCTTCGGGTGCCCACGACACTGAATTATGTACGGGCCCATTTGCCGTCTCATTCTCTCTTTTTTTTCTTTTTTTTTTGTCGTCTTCCAAGTCCAATCTCTCCCAGGACAGTGATCGGACTATCTTCCGGACATCCGGTCGGACCGGCGGAACTCCGGGTTGAGGAGTTGCTCGAAATGCTGCCTATATGTAATATGTCAGTATCTTTGGTTTTATAATTTATAGTCCAGTTAGATTTGTCTCATCCTCTCATTATTTTATTACATGTTTGATTTTAAAAATAAAAAAATTATGACAAAGTACCGTGAATATAATAGTTTTATATGTTTCTGAATTGTGATTAGTTGGATAAACATATCATGTGGTATGGGCATATAGCCACACAAATGAAGATTGTATTTCCATGCGACAATTACAATTATTGATAATTTTCATTTTAATTCTAGTCAGTTGTAGATGACACGCAATCGAGTGCATGGTATTTGTTTCAATATTATTTTGTTGCATAAATGAACCGTGTTGATATACAAGAGTAATTTCTCTTGGCGTAGTTGGTTGTCATTTTCACAACACGTACCCCTTTGTTTTTATCTTGCTATGTAGAGCTCTTTGTCGTAGTCAACTAAATTTAGAATATGAGCAAAGTGTCACGTTTAAAGCATTTCACTGTACTGGAGTTAGAAAATAAATCCCGTTGAAAAAAAATTAAAATGTAGGTAGAGAAATGCATGCATAGAATTCGTTATAACCTAATGTTACATATAGTATTAGATTCCATAACTATGATGCAAATTGTGAAGTAGATATATATTGATATAACGTATCAAGGACCAAGAATAGAGTAGATAATTCAAATTCAACATCTGTGTGCCTAATATCACAATTATCATAGTCGTGTTAGGGACACAGAGTCATTTTCCATCTCTATATTATCTAACTATATAACCAGTAAAGAACATGAACCATCCTAATTAGGCAAAATATTACTAGGGAAGTCATTCAGCGACCCAGTCCTAAACCTTACTACAGTAATATTGAGGTGCGAGATCCAAGTTTTATCAAGAAGCTTATTATTGTAGTCCGTAAATGGGCTCATACTAATTTCCAAAGTCATCTTGTTCTCAAAAGATTGCCTTGTGTGTGGTTTTGGTGGTCGATCATCAACCTCAGGTTTAGGGTTCATCCTCCGGCGCGCGGAGTACCTACACTTAGCCTGCGACGTCGACCATCAAACGCTTAATTTCGTGGTCCTCCGATCCCACTCGCTGTTGCTGCCGGCCTCTCACCGTTGAATTGGGCTTTCTGTTTAATCAGTCTTGCATGTATGTTAAATCAACTCATGGTTCTACTGCGGACTAAGATCGATCTGTATAGTTTTAGGTTCAAGCTCGTTAGCGAAGCTATATTTTAATGAGAATTCTGTTGTGATTGCTTGTAACAGTACTGTAGCTACATGAAGATCTTGAAATAGTCTACTTCTCATTTCTCGATCGTTGTGTGCTTTTTGGTTCATGTTTTAAGTTTATATATGAAATGGGATGGAACTCGACCATGCTTGCTTAAATCCCAGAACTCCAAATTAAGCCAACCTCCACTTACATAATAATTTCCAACTCTTAAGTAATAGGCGGATACATCTTTTGGCATCAAACTACTGTAGGCTTGATTAGATTATCAACAAAACAAAGCTATAGCTAAGACTTTTGCGAAGAAGTAACTGGGTATATATATAAAGCTCATCCATGCACGCAAGGAATGGCCGTCAGCGCAAGAGGATATATTCGCCGGTAATCGAGCTTCGATGGAGACGAACTGAGGAAGGTTGCCACGTACCTTTAACTGCTAGAAAATCTGATAATTCTTACATGAAATGTGGAGTTTGCTCTAAAAACAAAAAAAATGTGGAGTTGGCTCTATTGAAAATTCGTACTTCAACCTTACTACATCACTAACAGCTTGCAGCAGCCCCATTCCCAGTTTCTGAAGCTCTCTATCTCTGTCAGCTAATTATAAACCAAACCACCACACCCAACTTGGCTCAAGACAATCATCTCGGCATGAAATGTGGACCTGGTTTTCTGAAGAAAAATTAAAGAAAACAACTAGTAGTTTCATCAGCAATCATTTCATTTTATGCTTGTAATTGCCTCAATATGTAGACTAAGATGTAAAGTAGAAAACCAAATGCATATATCATGGATTATTGATATGCACATATATCATTTCAACCCCACAAGTTGATTTTTGCGTGCGAGTTAATTCACTGTGCATCACATAAAGGAATTTATGCCAGCTTGTACACGAAAACTGTGACATGCAATTCCTTCTCGTACAAGGAATACATAAGCTAGAACATTAATATTTGCGGCACAAAACCATTATTGGGGGTCAAATATAAGTTATAAGATGGTTCGCTGCTGTACCTTTTCTTTGTTAATTTGATGTTCATCATGGGTCTAGATTCTAAAAGAAAGGATTTTATATTTCTTTTGCTAAACAATAGACGAGAGATCTGGCTTCATATCTTAAGACGTAAGCTATACATATACAAAATTTGGTTGACATTCTTATTAGCTTATACAGATAGAGAAGCTATGGCATGCATTTAAACAAAAAATAAATCGACAAAGTGTATACAATTTGAATAGTTTACGTGTGTTCGAGCCTAAAATATATAGAACCGTAAAACAAAACGAATACAACCATTTTACTCACTTTAGTTAGAAAAACTTGTTTTAACCGCCGATTGAAGTATCAAAATCTTACAATTTATGCCTTTTAGGACTTCATTGCATCGTTATTTTTCAAGTTCACTCACTCTGTCCGTATCTTCTCATAAAAACATGCCTGGCCTAGCTAGCTAGAATTTCATCCTCGCATTGTTAACGTTGGAAAGCCCAAACTGTTCTCTATCCAATGATACTTTTACATCGTCGACTAATGGTGCTTAGTTACTTGGTAAATAATTCTAATGATCTGATCGAGCTCCAAAACCAAAAAGAGAAGCAATGAAAACGTGAGTTGGTGATACTTCAAATAAGGTAGGATTGAATTCTACCACCAACCTCTAAACAAATCTAAAGCTTACTCTGAGTAATCTGGATCCTATATAATTTGGAGATCATTCCCTTGAATTATAATAATGCTACAGGATTATTGATTGGTTGCAAACTTGCAATCCATATTCTTAAGATACAAGCTATGGACTGTAAAGTCTAATGTGTGTGTACCTAACTGTATTTATGTAACTAATATGTGAAGTAATCATGTAAGACAGACTAATTAAAAATGACTTATATAAGGCAAAGAATAACTTTTTTGGATATTGGGTATGATTAGTTGGAGGAGTTTCTTGATTTTGGGTGCATGTTAATTCTGATTACATGAATTTACATCCACAATGATTACCAACCAATCAAACTAGCTAGCACTAAGTTTCTTTATGCGTGGTTTTCATACAAGGAAAACTATCGCAATGTTGAAGAAAAAAATGAAATACTCGAACAAGTTTACCATTAGAAGTTAATTTATGTGTCAACTATCTATGTTTGTTCAGTTAAACACACCAAATATTTAGTCATTTTTCTTCGCAATTCGATCAACACCTTGCTTTACCTTATATGGCAGCTCCTTATAAAATCTCGGCCCTTCTATTATTGTTGATAAACATCTTAGTGATGGAAAAAGAAAAGAATAAAATCTGCGTGCCGTAGTCATGATCATCATATAAGGCATTGACATTTAGCAATTGATTAGTACGTAGTGATCGATTAGATCAGAGTCCTTAATTCTACGGCTCTATCTAAATAATTACAAGTCATTTTATACTCGAGATAAAGCAAACGACGTACGCCTACCACCTTGTGATCCAAGTCTTCATCAAGAACCTGTCTCGCTGCCTTTGCATGTATATTTATAATGATTACGATCAAATACTTATAATTTCATTTGCTTGGTGGTTTTTGGTGGTGACACGATTGAAGGATAAGGACTTATTCTTTGTGAATTCCACCAAAGATGATCATAAGTAAGAACCCTACACTCATCGGTTGTGTTCATTTGAATTGACTACGAGCAAAGGGTACCCTCACTATCCATTGGAACAGTTGATCAAGTTTGATACAATCAAATCGAAACCATAAAGATCATGCATATTGGCAAATAGCATTACAATAACAATTTTTCATGTATTACACACTAAACCCTAATCTAGCTTCTTGTTTTCTAGATGAAATTGTCCACTTGAACTAATTACATCAGTCTCTGGCTCTACTATGTCATGAATATAAATGAGTTTAAGATATAATTTAAAACCACAAATTGAAAGAATTTACGATATCATCATTCAATTTTGATATTTTGTCCAACGTAAACTAGTAAAATCTAATCCCAAATAAAGTTCTTGTCATGGCAAACATGAGCAAACTTGTGAATATTAGATGAGGATATCGAGTCACATCCACATAACAACACACACAATTTTACCAATTACCACATAAAAATGTTAAATCCAAGCCACGTGCCAGAATCTGTATCCGACACGTACACCCCCAAGGTAAGAGACCCAAACTAAGCTGGTTTTGACCCTTTAAACAGCGTACGGACCAAACTAATCTTGTTGTCTTCTTTCATTCTGGTCAGCGGGACCAAACCAAGCTTACACTTCATAAATACCACACTCCACATACACAACGGAACACAGAGAATTTCTACCACATTATATATCTTCCTCAAGTTTTTCCAAACCGAAATATTAGGAAAATCCAAGAGGTTTTTTGTGAATAGCTTCCCGGGAAACATTGAAAAGCGGAGGTAGAGTAATTCAGAATCAAAGTCCAACTATTTTCCTTCTTCTTCTTCCTCCTCCAAATCTTCCTCAACACGTACTCTGTGTTGCTGTGTATGAAAAATAACAGAGAAAGTGAGAAACCTTCACTCTCCAGACTCCAGTGTTTATGGTACGCTCAATCTCCAAGCTTCTCATCCTCTTTTTTGTTGTTTAATGAGTATTGGGTTTTTGTTTTTACATCAAAGCTTGGATTTTTGTGCTTCTGGGTTTGTCCCTATTTTATCTGCATGTGATATTCTTATCTTCTCTGTTTTCTGGGTTTCTTGTAATCCTCCGATTTTTATTTTTCATGGTTTGGTTTTTTCATTCATAGATATTTGGTGTGTTTGAATAGGTTGTGAGCTTTGAAATATGAGGGAGAAGCTTGATACGTATTCTCCCGTTGGAGTTCTTGAGGACTTCTTTAAGAGCTCAGATTCTGAGAGCCCGACCAGAGAGCCTAATCTGGATTTTGAAAGCCCTCAAAAATCAAAGGCGAATTCCAGGTGGCATGGACTTGTTCAATTGCTGAGAACCAAATCCAAGAGGTCTTTGGCTCCAATGCATCCTCTGTTGAAACTCTCGAAGAAAATGAGCAGCAGTATGAGGGAGATTATAACGCCAAAACTTGTATCAGATTCCGAATACCCTTTCAAGTCACCATGGAAAAACTTTTCCATTCATGAGCTCCAAGCTGCAACGAAGAATTTCAGCCAAGGTTTGTAGTGTGCTTCAAAATCTCACATTTACATTTTGTACTATTCGATTTTGGAAACTTGGGTAGTAATTTGAGTTTGTTTGCTTGATTTGGTGTAGAAAATATGATTGGAAAGGGAGGTTATGCTGAGGTTTACAAGGGTTGTTTAGCAAATGGACAATTTGTGGCAATCAAACGGCTAACCAGGGGAACGCCGGAGGAGATTACCGGCGACTTTTTGTCGGAGATTGGAATCATGGCACATGTGAATCATCCCAATACTGCAAAGTTGATTGGTTATGGTGTTGAAGGAGGGATGCACTTGGTTCTTGAATTGTCTCCACAAGGAAGCTTAGCTTCTGTGCTTTATGGTTAGTCCATAGTAATAGCTCATTAGCTCTAATTTACCAGATGGTAAACCTATCAGTGTTTACTGATCGATTGTTATTTTCATAGGTTCAAAGGTGAAGCTTGAATGGGGGGTCAGGTACAAAATTGCATTAGGTGCAGCTAAGGGTTTACAATATCTTCATGAGGGTTGTCTGAGAAGGATCATCCACAGAGATATTAAGGCTGCAAATATTTTGCTCACCGAGGAATTTGAGGCCAAGGTACCTGGCTCTTTTGAACTTTATACTTTGTTTTTTGAAAATTTTGAATGCCTTTGTTGAATGAATTACTTTTATTCAGATCTGTGACTTTGGTCTTGCAAAGTGGCTGCCAGAGAGTTGGACTCACCACACTATTTCAAAATTTGAAGGCACATTTGGGTATAGAATCTTTGTACCTTCATCATGTTCAGTTATCTGTTAAAAATTTAACTAGCCTTGATCCTAATTTCATAGTGTTTCGCAATTTGTTCACAGCTACCTCGCTCCTGAGTTCTTACTGCACGGTATAGTAGATGAGAAAACCGATGTTTTTGCCTTTGGTGTGCTGCTGTTGGAACTAGTCACCGGGCGCCGAGCTCTAGATTACTCCCAACAAAGCCTTGTGTTATGGGTATGTAGCTGAATTTCGTTCCCTACTTAAATCTTCATAAGCGATCATATGCTGCAGACATTCATTGATCTTAGTATTCGTCATAATAATCCCAATTTTGTACTCTCTTAGGCAAAACCTTTGCTGAAGAAGAATGATATCAGAGAATTAGTCGATCCTTCTCTAGCCAATGACTACAACCCTCAACAGATGAATCTTGTTTTGTTGGCTGCTTCCTTGTGCATACAACGATCCTCAATACGACGGCCTAGTATGAATCAGGTATGTTCTGTTTCCTACATTAACCTAATTACCTAAAGCTTGATTATGAAGAGTGCTACAACTAGAATAGTACTTGAACATGGGTTCCTCGTGCAGGTGTTACTACTTTTGAATGGCGATCTTTGCTGCTTGAAGTACATGAAGAAAAGCCGAATGCCATTTTTCCGAAAGGCATTTCGAGAAGACATCGTCAACAACATTGAAGACCCTTAACACGCAAACAGATAACTAAAGATCAGCATGATCACAACGAAAAGGGAATCAATGTGTTCCCAACCTGTGTACATTTCTTATACGAGTTTCAGAGAACAAAAAGGAAATGTTGTTTTCCAATCCTTGTACAGACTCCAATACAAAATTACAATCAAAGAAATGAATACGAGTAAGTTATTACTGTAAGCACAAAGCTTAAGCTAACAATATCAAGTTCAT
The window above is part of the Fragaria vesca subsp. vesca linkage group LG2, FraVesHawaii_1.0, whole genome shotgun sequence genome. Proteins encoded here:
- the LOC101295683 gene encoding probable LRR receptor-like serine/threonine-protein kinase RKF3-like; this translates as MSIHLFLSLLLALILSPIPSLSQQNDTVPCPLNFTILEQFADSNRPQVDSKIECQYILQGLRLVDSNYLQLTGNFLPPLNAASSCWSAYQTLAEKFVAGFDIRASCGFQTSWISQGCMNITTKDQFEALVGQSALNDVVSNCNQSLENNSPCASCTTSLGGLSATYLTGESIGNVSGCTAYPSIYAAAFANPYGPADHGNAKCLFQLDFAAASPGKKKRTLILIVLVACGFGLLVLIGGIWFSWHKYEEYMMKKRRKDANDKIELGLGNALESISGSTTLVKFTFEEISKATKNFARENIIGRGGYGNVYKGTLSDGSEVALKRFKNCSAAGDANFAHEVEVIASVRHVNLVALRGYCTATTHLVGHQRIIVCDLMKNGSLHDHLFGTFENKLSWPIRQRIALGTARGLAYLHDGAQPSIIHRDIKANNILLDEDFEAKVADFGLAKFTPEGMTHLSTRVAGTMGYLAPEYALYGQLTEKSDVYSFGVVMLELLSGKKALHVNNESQPSLVTDWAWTLVREGKTLDVVEDMPEKGPSEVLEKYVLVSVLCSHPQLYARPTMDQVVKMLETDLVVPSIPERPIPLVAEIDDIERYSSSGSIQLSSTVGFQTYTFESSLPRDHKGDGESSTSTTDGR
- the LOC101303179 gene encoding receptor-like cytosolic serine/threonine-protein kinase RBK2-like encodes the protein MREKLDTYSPVGVLEDFFKSSDSESPTREPNLDFESPQKSKANSRWHGLVQLLRTKSKRSLAPMHPLLKLSKKMSSSMREIITPKLVSDSEYPFKSPWKNFSIHELQAATKNFSQENMIGKGGYAEVYKGCLANGQFVAIKRLTRGTPEEITGDFLSEIGIMAHVNHPNTAKLIGYGVEGGMHLVLELSPQGSLASVLYGSKVKLEWGVRYKIALGAAKGLQYLHEGCLRRIIHRDIKAANILLTEEFEAKICDFGLAKWLPESWTHHTISKFEGTFGYLAPEFLLHGIVDEKTDVFAFGVLLLELVTGRRALDYSQQSLVLWAKPLLKKNDIRELVDPSLANDYNPQQMNLVLLAASLCIQRSSIRRPSMNQVLLLLNGDLCCLKYMKKSRMPFFRKAFREDIVNNIEDP